Proteins encoded by one window of Carassius auratus strain Wakin unplaced genomic scaffold, ASM336829v1 scaf_tig00216917, whole genome shotgun sequence:
- the LOC113099346 gene encoding TRPM8 channel-associated factor homolog: MAREQDYYNIMYGLQELDFEGKVVPSDLVLIGEHAFPLAMNPRGQVLMAASHYGQGRVVVLGHEQYLTSFPGLIENALMWLMPCTGDAGVVGIQKSLRSLAENLNYCPIKTELGDFQNGLAIYITDAYSVESCAKDLIAFIKAGGGLIIAGQAWSWAEAHPEENTLRNFPGNKVCSVAGIYFSEHQGEVGIFPVPGSIPSSWLSVSIGKDFKDDLQFLLEGVSEFDVQGGAISSEVMVHGPLAFPIAVTPAGKAFIAGAYYGQGRVILLSHEGFMGRESLSTFLINAIKWLDEGRKGAIGILPNLKGAHTVLSKSGLDCQLTGFKEDLSVYVCTSYSDAQCAEIQEFVAEGGGLMIGGHAWYWAQTHCSCNVMTDYPGNHILNKMGLCLLGSTLGGGLYKAPEIEHSCKEGYHFRSMLHRFAEHVSLGKELTSHEQSCLKQLGNDCASYLRMQSHDSTAYTSVVGLLSDIVKEVGVPQVCSNCPVQSAKDHLMLRVGTEIYKVSPDPDALLPYIIKDRPNLPTVSNARVQITANTGACEEWISTGLYLSPGMKTYIAVPPEIVGKKWQVQLGCQTDNIGGADVLKRAPVVHERFPLDTEMVQVCNLWGGLIYLIAPPQSEVDGVEIVVQVSVQAPYFKSGVTSVADWVDGIRQAPAPWAELEFENIIMTLESEYIRNLDCPDEVAKLWDSIMRSIADLAARPPKFPRKERFVADVQISHGFMHAGYPIMMHSTSAPALVNVQQAYKSGIWGSIHELGHNQQRGVWEFPPHTTECTCNLWSVYVHEEVLGLNRSNAHPAMTLENRQARTKMYCSGGKDLKSWTMWTALETYMQLQEKFGWDAFKKVFTAYHDMKGVPKDNAGKMNLYAETFSKVVNLNLCPFFKAWGWPIEPSTQEKISHLPEWNDHPMVQYA, encoded by the exons ATGGCACGTGAACAAGACTACTACAATATCATGTATGGCCTGCAGGAGCTTGATTTTGAAGGGAAAGTAGTGCCCAGTGATCTTGTACTAATAGGTGAACATGCCTTTCCACTTGCCATGAATCCAAGAGGTCAGGTGCTAATGGCCGCATCTCATTACGGTCAGGGACGTGTGGTGGTGTTGGGACATGAGCAATACCTAACAAGCTTCCCTGGCCTGATAGAGAATGCCCTAATGTGGCTCATGCCATGTACCGGTGATGCTGGCGTTGTAGGGATTCAGAAGAGTTTACGTTCACTAGCTGAAAACTTGAACTACTGCCCTATCAAGACAGAGCTAGGAGACTTTCAGAATGGATTAGCTATATATATCACAGATGCTTACAGTGTCGAGAGCTGTGCAAAGGATCTGATCGCTTTCATCAAAGCTGGGGGTGGCTTGATCATTGCCGGCCAGGCCTGGAGTTGGGCTGAAGCCCACCCAGAAGAAAACACTTTAAGGAACTTCCCAGGAAACAAAGTGTGCAGTGTTGCAGGAATTTACTTCTCGGAACACCAAGGAGAAGTTGGCATCTTTCCTGTTCCAGGAAGCATCCCTTCCAGTTGGCTTTCTGTATC GATAGGCAAGGACTTTAAAGATGACCTACAGTTCCTGCTAGAAGGTGTGTCTGAGTTTGATGTCCAAGGTGGGGCTATATCATCTGAGGTGATGGTGCACGGACCATTAGCATTTCCTATCGCAGTTACTCCAGCTGGAAAAGCATTCATTGCTGGTGCCTATTATGGGCAAGGTCGTGTAATCCTGCTTTCACATGAAGGCTTCATGGGACGGGAATCTCTGTCCACTTTCCTGATCAACGCTATCAAGTGGCTGGACGAGGGTCGCAAGGGTGCTATTGGGATTCTACCCAACCTAAAGGGAGCCCACACAGTACTGAGCAAATCTGGTTTAGATTGCCAGTTAACTGGTTTTAAAGAAGATCTAAGTGTTTATGTTTGCACTTCATACAGTGATGCCCAGTGTGCAGAGATTCAAGAATTTGTGGCTGAAGGCGGTGGTCTTATGATTGGGGGTCATGCCTGGTATTGGGCCCAGACCCACTGCAGCTGCAATGTGATGACTGATTATCCAGGAAATCACATTCTTAATAAAATGGGATTGTGTCTCTTGGGCAGCACTTTGGGTGGAGGGTTATACAAAGCCCCAGAAATTGAGCATAGTTGTAAAGAGGGGTACCACTTTCGTAGCATGCTGCATCGGTTTGCTGAACATGTAAGCCTGGGGAAAGAACTGACTAGTCATGAACAGAGCTGCTTAAAACAGCTGGGCAATGACTGTGCCAGTTACCTTCGCATGCAATCTCATGACAGTACTGCCTATACTTCAGTGGTAGGTCTTCTTAGTGACATAGTGAAGGAGGTAGGTGTTCCACAAGTGTGTAGTAACTGCCCTGTTCAAAGTGCAAAGGACCATCTGATGCTCCGTGTTGGGACTGAGATTTACAAGGTGTCACCTGATCCTGATGCCCTTCTTCCATACATCATTAAGGACAGACCTAACTTGCCAACTGTGTCTAATGCAAGAGTTCAGATCACTGCCAACACTGGAG CTTGTGAAGAATGGATAAGCACAGGTTTATATCTTTCTCCTGGAATGAAGACGTACATAGCAGTACCTCCAGAGATTGTTGGGAAAAAATGGCAG GTGCAGCTTGGTTGTCAAACAGATAATATTGGTGGAGCAGACGTTCTGAAACGGGCTCCTGTGGTCCATGAGCGATTCCCTTTGGACACAGAGATGGTTCAAGTCTGCAATCTATGGGGAGGGCTCATCTACCTAATAGCACCTCCTCAAAGCGAAGTGGATGGGGTGGAAATTGTCGTGCAGGTGTCAGTACAGGCTCCATATTTCAAGTCTG GAGTGACCAGTGTAGCTGACTGGGTGGACGGGATCCGTCAAGCACCTGCCCCCTGGGCAGAGCTTGAGTTTGAGAACATCATCATGACTTTAGAATCAGAATATATAAGGAATCTGGACTGCCCTGATGAGGTGGCTAAACTTTGGGACAGCATAATGAGAAGCATCGCTGACCTTGCAGCAAGGCCTCCCAAGTTTCCCCGCAAGGAGCGGTTTGTTGCAGATGTTCAGATCTCTCATG GTTTCATGCATGCTGGATATCCTATCATGATGCACTCCACCTCTGCCCCAGCTCTAGTAAATGTGCAGCAAGCCTATAAAAGTGGTATTTGGGGATCCATTCACGAGCTGGGTCATAACCAACAGCGTGGAGTTTGGGAGTTCCCTCCACACACCACCGAGTGCACTTGCAACCTTTGGTCTGTGTATGTGCATGAGGAAGTGCTGGGTTTAAATAGGTCAAATGCTCATCCAGCCATGACTCTAGAAAACCGCCAGGCTCGTACCAAGATGTATTGCAGTGGCGGTAAAGATTTAAAAAGTTGGACTATGTGGACAGCACTCGAGACATACATGCAG ttacaggAAAAATTTGGCTGGGATgctttcaaaaaagtttttacagCCTACCATGATATGAAAGGAGTGCCAAAAGACAATGCAGGCAAGATGAATCTATATGCTGAGACCTTCTCCAAGGTGGTCAACCTGAATCTTTGCCCTTTCTTTAAAGCGTGGGGTTGGCCCATCGAGCCCAGCACACAAGAAAAGATCTCTCATCTCCCTGAATGGAATGACCATCCTATGGTCCAGTATGCATAG